One region of Catenuloplanes indicus genomic DNA includes:
- the panC gene encoding pantoate--beta-alanine ligase, translating into MTTSSLVNTVADLDAARVKMTGRVAVVMTMGALHDGHESLMRAARERADHLIVTIFVNPLQFGPNEDLDRYPRTLESDLEVCARAGADLVFAPSAREMYPDGPPQVRLNPGPLGEELEGASRPGFFHGVLTVVLKLLQLTRPDLTFFGEKDYQQLTLVTRMTRDLNVPVEVVGVPTVREPDGLALSSRNRYLSVPERTAALALSAGLRAGADTAAGGGSADQALAAAHARIEAEPGVDLDYLVLLAPDLGPAPAHGPARLLVAARVGTTRLIDNIPIELP; encoded by the coding sequence ATGACGACCTCTAGCCTGGTCAACACGGTCGCCGACCTGGACGCGGCCCGGGTGAAGATGACCGGCCGCGTCGCCGTGGTGATGACCATGGGCGCGCTGCACGACGGCCACGAGTCGCTGATGCGCGCGGCCCGGGAGCGAGCCGACCACCTGATCGTCACGATCTTCGTGAACCCGCTGCAGTTCGGGCCGAACGAGGATCTGGACCGCTACCCGCGCACGCTCGAGTCCGACCTGGAGGTCTGCGCGCGCGCCGGTGCCGACCTGGTCTTCGCACCGTCCGCGCGGGAGATGTACCCGGACGGCCCGCCGCAGGTCCGGCTCAACCCGGGCCCGCTCGGCGAGGAACTGGAGGGCGCCAGCCGGCCCGGCTTCTTCCACGGCGTGCTGACCGTGGTGCTGAAGCTGCTCCAGCTCACCCGCCCGGACCTCACGTTCTTCGGCGAGAAGGACTATCAGCAGCTCACGCTCGTGACCAGGATGACGCGCGACCTGAACGTACCGGTCGAGGTGGTCGGCGTGCCGACCGTGCGCGAGCCGGACGGGCTGGCGCTGTCCAGCCGTAACCGGTACCTCTCCGTGCCGGAGCGGACCGCCGCGCTCGCGCTCTCCGCCGGGCTGCGCGCGGGTGCCGACACCGCGGCGGGCGGTGGCTCCGCGGATCAGGCGCTCGCCGCCGCGCACGCCCGGATCGAGGCGGAGCCGGGCGTGGACCTGGACTATCTGGTGCTGCTCGCGCCCGATCTCGGCCCGGCACCGGCGCACGGCCCGGCCCGGCTGCTCGTCGCCGCGCGCGTCGGCACCACGAGGCTTATCGACAACATTCCGATAGAACTGCCGTGA
- a CDS encoding septum formation family protein, whose amino-acid sequence MRRSVAALALGALMMAGLAGCGMPEGVDGELTDDWAGLPEPKSFVPAAGVCYSTDFAPIALRALSTPVDCATEHRVETTFVGTFTGAPAEAGKPPARDSDPARAAFAECDKQSATYLGADWRLGRLSLGLALPSDKAWTGGARWYRCDVTEKTNVEENGTTVARKGTVKDGLKAVDAPLRLGCYTLDVQSTLEITKMAATDCTKEHNGEFVGVWQAPANQKYPQVTDVAAWQAFYNNCRQKIAEYVKVPKDDDLAARSGVAPVLANEADWKTGDRGARCYVWLQDIKINKSLRAAGPNALPITD is encoded by the coding sequence ATGCGACGCTCGGTGGCGGCGCTGGCGCTCGGCGCCCTGATGATGGCGGGGCTGGCCGGCTGCGGCATGCCCGAGGGGGTCGACGGCGAGCTCACCGACGACTGGGCCGGGCTTCCGGAGCCGAAGTCGTTCGTGCCGGCCGCGGGCGTCTGCTACTCGACGGACTTCGCGCCGATCGCGTTGCGCGCGCTGTCCACACCGGTGGACTGCGCGACGGAGCACCGGGTCGAGACCACGTTCGTCGGCACGTTCACCGGCGCGCCGGCCGAGGCCGGTAAACCACCGGCCCGTGACTCGGACCCGGCCCGTGCCGCGTTCGCCGAGTGCGACAAGCAGTCGGCCACGTACCTCGGCGCGGACTGGCGGCTCGGCCGGCTCTCGCTCGGCCTCGCGCTGCCGTCCGACAAGGCGTGGACCGGCGGCGCCCGGTGGTACCGCTGTGACGTGACCGAGAAGACGAACGTCGAGGAGAACGGCACCACCGTGGCCCGCAAGGGCACGGTCAAGGACGGTCTCAAGGCGGTGGACGCGCCGCTGCGGCTCGGCTGCTACACGCTGGACGTGCAGAGCACGCTGGAGATCACCAAGATGGCCGCGACCGACTGCACCAAGGAGCACAACGGCGAGTTCGTCGGCGTCTGGCAGGCCCCGGCGAACCAGAAGTACCCGCAGGTCACCGACGTGGCGGCGTGGCAGGCGTTCTACAACAACTGCCGCCAGAAGATCGCGGAGTACGTGAAGGTGCCGAAGGACGACGACCTTGCGGCGCGCAGCGGTGTCGCGCCGGTGCTGGCGAACGAGGCCGACTGGAAGACCGGTGACCGCGGCGCCCGCTGCTACGTCTGGCTCCAGGACATCAAAATCAACAAGTCGCTGCGTGCGGCCGGCCCGAACGCGCTGCCGATCACGGACTGA
- a CDS encoding L-aspartate oxidase, protein MRPLDLPALPTRLAAPAPGWTETTDVIVVGSGIAGLTAALHLREGGLHVTVVTKVNIDDGSTRWAQGGIAAVLDPLDTPTAHAYDTEVAGVGLCDADAVRVLVEEGPARVRELIRTGAEFDRNADGSLMLTREGGHRANRIVHAGGDATGAEVQRALHAAVGRDPWIRMVEHALVLDLLTDETGRACGITLHVLGEGTEDGVGAILSRAVVLATGGMGQIYASTTNPSVSTGDGVALALRAGAAVTDVEFVQFHPTSFVSGGVSSVQRPLISEALRGEGAHLVDGDGKRFMVGQHELAELAPRDVVAKGIHRVLLAEGSDHVYLDARHLGKEFLEHRFPTILASCRAAGVDPVTDLIPVAPAAHYASGGVRTDLHGRTSIPGLYACGEVACTGVHGANRLASNSLLEGLVFSRRIADDIRRDLPPQAEPVLHDASAQWVVDEAARPDLQRAMSRGAGVLRSAGSLRGTAAALTATAGRRGTPRTASWEATNLLTVATALAGAAYARQETRGCHWREDFGTAEDEWRGHLVTALAEDGTATHTWEPIA, encoded by the coding sequence ATGCGTCCACTCGATCTTCCGGCCCTGCCGACGCGTCTCGCCGCCCCGGCGCCGGGCTGGACCGAGACCACCGACGTCATCGTCGTGGGCTCCGGTATCGCCGGGCTTACCGCCGCGTTGCATCTTCGCGAAGGCGGCCTGCACGTCACCGTGGTCACCAAGGTCAACATCGACGACGGGTCGACCCGGTGGGCGCAGGGCGGGATCGCCGCGGTGCTGGACCCGCTAGACACGCCGACCGCGCACGCGTACGACACCGAGGTGGCCGGCGTCGGCCTGTGCGACGCCGACGCGGTCCGGGTGCTCGTCGAGGAGGGCCCGGCCCGGGTCCGCGAGCTGATCCGCACCGGCGCCGAGTTCGACCGCAACGCGGACGGCTCGCTGATGCTGACCCGGGAGGGCGGCCACCGGGCGAACCGGATCGTGCACGCGGGCGGCGACGCCACCGGCGCGGAGGTGCAGCGCGCGCTGCACGCCGCGGTCGGCCGCGACCCGTGGATCCGGATGGTCGAGCACGCGCTGGTCCTCGACCTGCTCACCGACGAGACCGGCCGGGCCTGCGGCATCACGCTGCACGTGCTCGGCGAGGGCACGGAGGACGGCGTCGGCGCGATCCTCAGCCGCGCCGTGGTGCTGGCCACCGGCGGCATGGGCCAGATCTACGCGTCCACCACGAACCCGTCCGTCTCCACCGGCGACGGCGTGGCGCTCGCGCTGCGGGCCGGTGCCGCGGTCACGGACGTCGAGTTCGTCCAGTTCCACCCCACGTCGTTCGTCTCCGGCGGGGTCTCCTCGGTGCAGCGCCCGCTGATCAGCGAGGCGCTGCGCGGCGAGGGCGCGCACCTGGTGGACGGCGACGGCAAGCGGTTCATGGTCGGCCAGCACGAGCTGGCCGAGTTGGCGCCGCGCGACGTGGTGGCCAAGGGCATCCACCGGGTGCTGCTCGCCGAGGGCTCCGACCACGTCTACCTGGACGCCCGGCACCTCGGCAAGGAGTTCCTGGAGCACCGCTTCCCGACCATCCTGGCGTCCTGCCGCGCGGCCGGGGTGGACCCGGTCACCGACCTGATCCCGGTCGCGCCGGCCGCGCACTACGCCTCCGGTGGCGTCCGCACCGACCTGCACGGCCGCACCAGCATTCCCGGCCTGTACGCGTGCGGCGAGGTGGCCTGCACCGGTGTGCACGGCGCGAACCGGCTGGCCAGCAACTCGCTGCTGGAGGGCCTGGTCTTCTCCCGCCGGATCGCCGACGACATCCGCCGGGACCTGCCGCCGCAGGCCGAGCCGGTGCTGCACGACGCCAGCGCGCAGTGGGTGGTCGACGAGGCCGCGCGCCCGGATCTCCAGCGCGCGATGAGCCGGGGCGCGGGTGTGCTGCGCTCGGCCGGTTCACTACGCGGCACGGCCGCCGCGCTCACCGCCACGGCCGGCCGCCGGGGCACGCCGCGCACCGCGAGCTGGGAGGCGACCAACCTGCTGACCGTGGCGACCGCGCTGGCCGGCGCGGCGTACGCCCGGCAGGAGACCCGCGGTTGCCACTGGCGGGAGGATTTCGGCACGGCGGAGGACGAGTGGCGCGGCCACCTGGTCACCGCGCTGGCCGAGGACGGAACAGCCACCCACACCTGGGAGCCCATCGCATGA
- the nadC gene encoding carboxylating nicotinate-nucleotide diphosphorylase, which produces MSEKTQQALDEAALPVAEIERIVRTALEEDLGPEHRDVTSESTIPAEQTDTADLVARADGVVAGLAVAAAVFELSSGRTVEVVLTSRDGTRVRRGDVLATVTGPTRALLTAERTALNLLCRASGVATHTRAWADELAGTKATVLDTRKTTPGLRALEKYAVRAGGGTNKRMGLYDVAMIKDNHKLAAGGLTEAYRRVRETFPDVPVQVEVTTVAEAVESVEAGADFLLCDNMSPELLREVVAAVGDRAELEATGGLTLAVAAEYGATGVDYLSVGGLTHSSPILDIAMDLRPR; this is translated from the coding sequence CTGTCGGAGAAGACGCAGCAGGCGCTGGATGAGGCCGCGCTGCCGGTCGCGGAGATCGAGCGGATCGTCCGGACCGCGCTGGAGGAAGACCTCGGGCCGGAGCACCGCGACGTGACCAGCGAGTCCACCATCCCGGCCGAGCAGACCGACACGGCCGACCTGGTCGCGCGCGCGGACGGCGTGGTGGCGGGCCTCGCGGTCGCCGCCGCGGTCTTCGAGCTCTCCTCCGGCCGTACCGTAGAGGTGGTGTTGACCTCCCGGGACGGCACGCGGGTGCGGCGGGGCGACGTGCTGGCCACCGTGACCGGGCCGACCCGGGCGCTGCTGACCGCGGAGCGGACCGCGCTGAACCTGCTGTGCCGGGCGTCCGGCGTGGCCACGCACACCCGTGCCTGGGCGGACGAGCTGGCCGGGACGAAGGCGACCGTGCTGGACACGCGCAAGACCACGCCGGGCCTACGGGCGCTGGAGAAGTACGCGGTGCGGGCCGGCGGCGGCACGAACAAGCGGATGGGCCTGTACGACGTCGCGATGATCAAGGACAACCACAAACTGGCTGCCGGTGGGCTGACGGAGGCCTACCGGCGGGTGCGGGAGACATTCCCGGACGTGCCGGTGCAGGTGGAGGTGACCACGGTCGCGGAGGCGGTCGAGTCGGTGGAGGCCGGCGCGGACTTCCTGCTCTGCGACAACATGAGCCCGGAGCTGCTGCGCGAGGTGGTGGCCGCGGTCGGCGACCGGGCCGAGCTGGAGGCGACCGGCGGCCTGACGCTGGCCGTGGCGGCCGAGTACGGCGCGACCGGCGTGGACTACCTCTCGGTCGGCGGCCTGACCCACTCCTCGCCGATCCTGGACATCGCCATGGACCTGCGGCCACGCTAG
- a CDS encoding type III pantothenate kinase: protein MLLCIDIGNTNTVLATFDGDQLRHSWRVKTDARSTADELGLMFRGLLAGDAVEITGVAACSTVPAALRNLRTMLAKYYASVPNVIVEPGVRTGVQLAIDNPKEVGSDRVVNTLAAHSLYGGPSIVVDFGTTTNFDVISARGEFLGGAFAPGIEISFDALAARAAQLRKVEATKPRSVIGKNTVECLQSGLYFGFAGQVDRIVERMTEEIGEVKAVIATGGLASLVVGECRTITHHEPMITLIGLRMVYERNV from the coding sequence GTGCTGCTCTGCATCGACATCGGGAACACGAACACCGTCCTGGCCACGTTCGACGGTGACCAGCTCCGGCACTCCTGGCGGGTGAAGACCGACGCCCGGTCCACCGCGGACGAGCTCGGGCTGATGTTCCGCGGGCTACTGGCCGGCGACGCCGTGGAGATCACCGGGGTGGCGGCCTGCTCGACCGTGCCGGCCGCCCTCCGGAACCTCCGCACGATGCTGGCCAAGTACTACGCGTCGGTCCCGAACGTGATCGTGGAGCCCGGCGTGCGGACCGGGGTGCAGCTCGCGATCGACAACCCCAAGGAGGTCGGGTCGGACCGCGTGGTCAACACGCTGGCCGCGCACAGCCTCTACGGCGGCCCGTCCATCGTGGTGGACTTCGGCACCACCACGAACTTCGACGTGATCAGCGCGCGCGGCGAGTTCCTCGGCGGTGCGTTCGCGCCCGGCATCGAGATCTCCTTCGACGCGCTCGCGGCCCGCGCCGCGCAGCTGCGCAAGGTGGAGGCGACCAAGCCGCGCTCGGTGATCGGGAAGAACACCGTGGAGTGCCTGCAGTCCGGCCTCTACTTCGGCTTCGCCGGTCAGGTGGACCGCATCGTGGAGCGGATGACCGAGGAGATCGGCGAGGTCAAGGCCGTGATCGCAACCGGTGGCCTGGCATCGCTGGTGGTCGGCGAGTGCCGGACGATCACCCACCATGAACCCATGATCACGTTGATCGGCCTTCGCATGGTGTACGAGCGCAACGTCTAA
- a CDS encoding histone-like nucleoid-structuring protein Lsr2, with amino-acid sequence MAKQIIHKLVDDIDGGDADETVKFALDGVQYEIDLSKKNAEKLRSLFEPYLGAGTKVGRGGVVVGGRAARGRGGAAADREQNKAIREWAKREGKEISDRGRIPQEIVDEFHAKGPGR; translated from the coding sequence GTGGCCAAGCAGATCATTCACAAGCTGGTCGACGACATCGACGGCGGCGACGCGGACGAGACGGTCAAGTTCGCCCTCGACGGTGTGCAGTACGAGATCGACCTCTCGAAGAAGAACGCCGAGAAATTGCGGTCCCTTTTCGAGCCCTACCTCGGTGCCGGAACTAAGGTCGGCCGGGGCGGTGTCGTTGTCGGCGGTCGCGCCGCGCGGGGCCGTGGCGGCGCGGCGGCGGACCGGGAGCAGAACAAGGCGATCCGCGAGTGGGCGAAGCGAGAAGGCAAGGAGATCTCCGACCGCGGGCGCATCCCGCAGGAGATCGTCGACGAGTTTCACGCGAAGGGCCCCGGGCGCTGA
- a CDS encoding ATP-dependent Clp protease ATP-binding subunit, with translation MFERFTDRARRVVVLAQEEARMLNHNYIGTEHILLGLIHEGEGVAAKALESLGISLEGVRQQVEEIIGQGQQAPSGHIPFTPRAKKVLELSLREALQLGHNYIGTEHILLGLIREGEGVAAQVLVKLGADLNRVRQQVIQLLSGYQDKGTTGAAAAAGGEAAPSTSLVLDQFGRNLTQAAREGKLDPVIGRDKEIERVMQVLSRRTKNNPVLIGEPGVGKTAVVEGLSQKIIKGEVPETLKDKQLYTLDLGALVAGSRYRGDFEERLKKVLKEIRTRGDIILFIDEIHTLVGAGAAEGAIDAASILKPMLARGELQTIGATTLDEYRKHLEKDAALERRFQPIQVGEPSLAHTIEILKGLRDRYEAHHRVSITDAALVAAATLADRYISDRYLPDKAIDLIDEAGARMRIRRMTAPPDLREFDERIAEVRRGKESAIDAQDFERAAQLRDKEKQLLSQKAQREKQWKAGDLDVVSEVDDEQIAEVLGNWTGIPVYKLTEEETSRLLRMEDELHKRVVGQSDAVKAVSKAIRRTRAGLKDPKRPSGSFIFAGPSGVGKTELSKALAEFLFGSEDALIQLDMSEFHDRYTVSRLVGAPPGYVGYDEGGQLTEKVRRKPFSVVLFDEIEKAHPDVFNTLLQILEDGRLTDGQGRIVDFKNTVIILTTNLGTRDVAKAVSLGFQASEDQESNYERMKQKVNDELKQHFRPEFLNRIDDTIVFHQLQQTEILSIVDIFVSRIEGQLKNKDMALELTDNAKKYLAKKGFDPVLGARPLRRTIQRDVEDNLSERILFNELRPGHIVVVDCEGDPDNIDQSKLVFRASDRPVEVPETVPADLGAATEE, from the coding sequence ATGTTCGAGCGGTTCACCGACCGAGCGCGTCGGGTTGTCGTCCTGGCTCAGGAAGAAGCCCGGATGCTCAACCACAACTACATCGGCACCGAGCACATCCTGTTGGGCCTCATCCACGAGGGTGAGGGCGTCGCCGCCAAGGCCCTGGAGAGCCTGGGCATCTCGCTCGAAGGCGTGCGCCAGCAGGTTGAAGAGATCATCGGCCAGGGTCAGCAGGCCCCCAGCGGTCACATCCCCTTCACGCCCCGGGCCAAGAAGGTCCTGGAGCTGTCGCTGCGCGAGGCACTGCAACTCGGCCACAACTACATCGGTACGGAGCACATCCTGCTCGGCCTGATCCGTGAGGGTGAGGGCGTGGCCGCGCAGGTGCTGGTCAAGCTGGGCGCCGACCTCAACCGGGTCCGCCAGCAGGTGATTCAGCTGCTCTCCGGATATCAGGACAAGGGCACCACCGGCGCCGCCGCCGCGGCCGGTGGCGAGGCCGCGCCGTCCACCAGCCTGGTGCTGGACCAGTTCGGCCGGAACCTCACCCAGGCCGCCCGCGAGGGCAAGCTCGACCCGGTCATCGGGCGCGACAAGGAGATCGAGCGGGTCATGCAGGTGCTGTCCCGCCGCACCAAGAACAACCCGGTGCTCATCGGCGAGCCCGGCGTCGGCAAGACCGCCGTGGTCGAGGGCCTGTCCCAGAAGATCATCAAGGGCGAGGTCCCGGAGACGCTGAAGGACAAGCAGCTCTACACGCTGGACCTCGGCGCGCTGGTGGCGGGTTCGCGGTACCGCGGTGACTTCGAGGAGCGCCTGAAGAAGGTGCTCAAGGAGATCCGCACCCGCGGCGACATCATCCTGTTCATCGACGAGATCCACACGCTGGTCGGTGCCGGTGCGGCCGAGGGCGCGATCGACGCCGCCAGCATCCTGAAGCCGATGCTGGCCCGCGGCGAGCTGCAGACAATCGGCGCCACCACGCTGGACGAGTACCGCAAGCACCTGGAGAAGGACGCGGCACTGGAGCGCCGGTTCCAGCCGATCCAGGTCGGCGAGCCGTCGCTGGCGCACACCATCGAGATCCTCAAGGGCCTCCGCGACCGGTACGAGGCACACCACCGCGTCTCGATCACGGACGCCGCGCTGGTCGCGGCCGCCACGCTGGCGGACCGCTACATCTCCGACCGCTACCTGCCGGACAAGGCGATCGACCTGATCGACGAGGCCGGCGCGCGGATGCGCATCCGCCGGATGACCGCGCCGCCGGACCTGCGCGAGTTCGACGAGCGGATCGCCGAGGTCCGCCGCGGCAAGGAGTCCGCGATCGACGCGCAGGACTTCGAGCGCGCCGCGCAGCTCCGCGACAAGGAGAAGCAGCTGCTCTCGCAGAAGGCACAGCGGGAGAAGCAGTGGAAGGCCGGCGACCTCGACGTGGTCAGCGAGGTCGACGACGAGCAGATCGCCGAGGTGCTGGGCAACTGGACCGGCATCCCGGTCTACAAGCTCACCGAGGAGGAGACCTCGCGCCTGCTGCGCATGGAGGACGAGCTGCACAAGCGCGTCGTCGGCCAGTCGGACGCGGTCAAGGCGGTCTCCAAGGCGATCCGGCGTACCCGTGCGGGCCTGAAGGACCCGAAGCGCCCGTCCGGCTCGTTCATCTTCGCCGGCCCCTCGGGCGTCGGTAAGACCGAGCTGTCCAAGGCGCTGGCGGAGTTCCTGTTCGGTTCCGAGGACGCGCTGATCCAGCTGGACATGTCGGAGTTCCACGACCGGTACACGGTGTCCCGCCTGGTGGGTGCGCCTCCCGGTTACGTGGGCTACGACGAGGGTGGCCAGCTCACGGAGAAGGTGCGGCGCAAGCCGTTCAGTGTGGTTCTTTTCGACGAGATCGAGAAGGCGCACCCGGATGTGTTCAACACGCTGCTGCAGATCCTGGAGGACGGCCGCCTGACCGATGGTCAGGGCCGGATCGTGGACTTCAAGAACACGGTCATCATCCTGACGACGAACCTGGGTACGCGTGACGTGGCGAAGGCCGTGTCGCTGGGCTTCCAGGCGTCGGAGGACCAGGAGTCGAACTACGAGCGGATGAAGCAGAAGGTCAACGACGAGCTGAAGCAGCACTTCCGCCCGGAGTTCCTGAACCGCATCGACGACACCATCGTCTTCCACCAGCTCCAGCAGACCGAGATCCTGTCCATCGTGGACATCTTCGTGTCGCGGATCGAGGGCCAGCTGAAGAACAAGGACATGGCGCTGGAGCTGACCGACAACGCGAAGAAGTACCTGGCGAAGAAGGGCTTCGACCCGGTGCTGGGTGCCCGGCCGCTGCGCCGGACGATCCAGCGTGACGTCGAGGACAACCTGTCCGAGCGCATCCTCTTCAACGAGCTGCGCCCCGGCCACATCGTGGTCGTCGACTGCGAGGGCGACCCGGACAACATCGACCAGTCCAAGCTCGTGTTCCGGGCCTCGGACCGGCCGGTGGAGGTGCCGGAGACGGTCCCGGCCGACCTGGGTGCGGCCACCGAGGAGTAA
- a CDS encoding A/G-specific adenine glycosylase: MTIAETAIDWFDLHARDLPWREPGASPWSILVSEVMLQQTPVVRVLPAWRNWMARWPTPAALAADPPGEAIRMWDRLGYPRRALRLHACATAIVERHGGEVPDDLEQLLALPGIGVYTSRAVAAFAYGQRHPVVDTNVRRFVSRAVAGEPDAGPATTPADLVACEALLPDEPARAARASAAFMEIGALICTARSPRCADCPVVTTCAWKATGRPMPEGPTRRPQKYAGTDRHVRGLIMAVLRQSDVPVSRHRIDLVWPDEVQRTRALAGLVSDGLAQPAPDLPEHYVLP, from the coding sequence ATGACTATTGCTGAGACCGCAATCGACTGGTTCGACCTGCACGCGCGGGACCTGCCGTGGCGGGAACCGGGCGCCTCACCCTGGTCGATCCTGGTCAGCGAGGTGATGCTGCAGCAGACGCCGGTGGTCCGGGTGCTGCCGGCCTGGCGTAACTGGATGGCGCGGTGGCCGACACCGGCCGCGCTGGCCGCGGACCCACCGGGTGAGGCGATCCGGATGTGGGACCGGCTGGGCTACCCGCGCCGCGCGCTGCGGTTGCACGCGTGTGCGACCGCGATCGTGGAGCGGCACGGCGGCGAGGTCCCGGACGACCTGGAGCAGTTGCTGGCGCTGCCCGGGATCGGCGTCTACACGTCCCGGGCGGTGGCCGCGTTCGCGTACGGGCAGCGGCACCCGGTGGTGGACACGAACGTGCGCCGGTTCGTCTCCCGCGCGGTGGCGGGCGAGCCGGACGCGGGCCCGGCGACCACTCCGGCGGACCTGGTGGCCTGCGAGGCGCTGCTGCCGGACGAGCCGGCCCGGGCGGCGCGGGCCAGCGCCGCGTTCATGGAGATCGGCGCGCTGATCTGCACGGCCCGGTCGCCGCGCTGCGCGGACTGCCCGGTGGTGACCACGTGCGCGTGGAAGGCGACCGGCCGGCCGATGCCGGAGGGGCCGACGCGACGCCCGCAGAAGTACGCGGGCACGGACCGGCACGTCCGTGGCCTGATCATGGCGGTGCTGCGGCAGTCGGACGTGCCGGTGTCCCGGCACCGGATCGACCTGGTCTGGCCGGACGAGGTGCAGCGAACCCGGGCCCTGGCCGGGTTGGTGTCCGACGGCCTGGCGCAGCCCGCGCCGGACCTGCCGGAGCACTACGTGCTGCCATGA
- a CDS encoding glycine cleavage system protein R encodes MQELAITVIGHDRPGIVADVAGVLAGLGANLTDSTMTRLRGHFAMTLVCNGPAPDAVEAALTPLTTDGQLLATVRAVEPDTGGVPRGEPYLVSVHGADRLGIVAAVTRVVEEEGGNVTDLTTRLTGPLYLLIAEVDLPPAAADRLAERLREVAKTLDVEVTLRRAESDLL; translated from the coding sequence GTGCAGGAGCTTGCGATCACCGTCATCGGCCACGACCGGCCGGGCATCGTCGCCGACGTCGCCGGCGTGCTCGCCGGGCTCGGCGCCAACCTGACCGACTCCACCATGACCCGGCTGCGCGGCCACTTCGCGATGACGCTGGTCTGCAACGGCCCGGCGCCGGACGCGGTCGAGGCCGCGCTCACGCCGCTCACCACGGACGGGCAACTGCTGGCCACGGTACGGGCGGTGGAGCCGGACACCGGCGGCGTGCCGCGCGGCGAGCCGTACCTGGTGAGCGTGCACGGCGCGGACCGGCTCGGCATCGTCGCGGCCGTCACCCGGGTGGTCGAGGAGGAGGGCGGCAACGTCACGGACCTCACCACCCGCCTCACCGGCCCGCTCTACCTGCTGATCGCGGAGGTGGACCTGCCGCCGGCCGCGGCCGACCGGCTCGCGGAGCGACTGCGCGAGGTCGCGAAGACGCTGGACGTCGAGGTGACGCTGCGCCGCGCGGAATCGGATCTGCTGTGA
- a CDS encoding peptide deformylase, which produces MTAPLDDLAGWTPESLGEPGTVRAVVTAPDPVLSRAGSEVDPRDPEVIRLAADLIATMRVSPGCVGLAAPQVGVSSQVFCVDVTGHPKAVTVHGVFALCNATVVEASRWRPGREGCMSVPDLTGDVKRASRLVVEGQLPGSGVTVKFPADGFEARALQHEIDHCAGLLFLDRVAGAHAVYQRQTYL; this is translated from the coding sequence GTGACCGCGCCGCTCGACGACCTGGCCGGGTGGACGCCGGAGAGCCTGGGCGAGCCGGGCACGGTCCGGGCCGTGGTCACCGCCCCGGACCCGGTGCTCAGCCGGGCCGGCTCCGAAGTGGACCCGCGCGACCCGGAGGTGATCCGGCTGGCCGCGGACCTGATCGCCACCATGCGCGTCTCGCCCGGCTGCGTCGGGCTGGCCGCACCGCAGGTCGGCGTGAGCTCGCAGGTCTTCTGCGTGGACGTCACCGGCCACCCGAAGGCGGTGACCGTGCACGGCGTGTTCGCGCTCTGCAACGCCACCGTGGTGGAGGCGAGCCGGTGGCGGCCCGGCCGCGAGGGTTGCATGTCCGTGCCGGACTTGACCGGCGACGTGAAGCGGGCCAGCCGGCTCGTGGTCGAGGGGCAGCTGCCCGGCAGCGGCGTGACCGTGAAGTTCCCGGCGGACGGGTTCGAGGCGCGGGCGCTGCAGCATGAGATCGATCACTGCGCCGGCCTGTTGTTCCTGGACCGGGTGGCCGGCGCGCACGCGGTCTACCAACGACAGACCTACCTGTGA